A genomic stretch from Triplophysa dalaica isolate WHDGS20190420 chromosome 4, ASM1584641v1, whole genome shotgun sequence includes:
- the pafah1b2 gene encoding platelet-activating factor acetylhydrolase IB subunit beta, with amino-acid sequence MSGEENPATEPAPAIDVQGDGRWMSQHNRFVQECKDAEPDVLFVGDSMVQLMQQFEVWKELFSPLHALNFGIGGDTTCNVLWRLQNGELENIRPRVVVLWVGTNNHEHTAEQVAGGVLAIAQLILSRLPKSKVIVLGLLPRGKSPNPLREKNRSVNNLLRASLPRLGPVQLLDIGGSFVHSDGNISSGDMFDFLHLTADAYRTIATPLHELLNQLLDEMPQERQASLV; translated from the exons ATGAGTGGTGAAGAAAATCCTGCTACTGAACCTGCGCCTGCCATAGACGTGCAGGGAGATGGGCGCTGGATGTCACag CACAACCGGTTTGTGCAAGAATGCAAGGATGCAGAGCCTGATGTTCTGTTTGTTGGGGACTCAATGGTGCAGCTTATGCAGCAGTTTGAG gtgtgGAAGGAACTGTTTTCACCTCTTCATGCTTTGAACTTTGGGATTGGAGGTGACACAACTTGTAATGTGCTGTGGAGGCTCCAGAATGGAGAACTGGAAAACATCAGACCCAGG GTGGTTGTTTTATGGGTAGGAACCAATAATCACGAGCACACAGCAGAACAGGTTGCAGGAGGAGTATTGGCCATTGCTCAACTAATTCTGTCTCGTCTCCCTAAGTCCAAAGTCATTGTTTTG ggCCTGTTGCCAAGAGGGAAGTCTCCAAACCCCttaagagagaaaaacagatcaGTGAACAATTTACTTCGTGCATCCCTTCCTCGACTCGGCCCGGTTCAGTTACTTGATATAGGAGGTAGTTTTGTCCACTCAGATGGAAATATTTCCTCTGGAGATATGTTTGACTTCCTACATCTGACTGCCGATGCGTACAGGACCATAGCGACCCCTCTTCATGAGTTGCTGAATCAGCTATTGGACGAGATGCCTCAGGAGAGGCAGGCCTCGCTGGTCTAA